The Magnolia sinica isolate HGM2019 chromosome 10, MsV1, whole genome shotgun sequence genome includes a window with the following:
- the LOC131258342 gene encoding uncharacterized protein LOC131258342 isoform X3 gives MIRRMEKCSIFSISFLPIKRCKRHHHRHLGIVTKKERKKMGWKGTNSYPLCLFLFFVFSAEVLVSVNARLLLPPKPDPADAAATARWLASQNSWGVLSTISSELGGAPFGKDPENPSCAKLTLTGKLNLVVAESKETKFAERALFTKHPEMLEWPKGHNFQIFKLEIEDIFLIDWFGGPKPLSLAQYLNTTMVEHALDFSV, from the exons ATGATTCGCCGTATGGAAAAGTGTTCCATCTTCTCTATCAGTTTCCTTCCTATTAAAAGATGTAAAAGGCATCATCATCGGCATCTCGGTATTGTAacaaagaaggaaaggaagaaaatgggATGGAAGGGCACTAATTCCTATCCTCTctgtctctttctcttcttcgttTTCTCCGCTGAAGTTCTTGTTTCTGTTAATGCTCGTCTCCTTCTCCCACCCAAACCAGACCCAGCAGATGCTGCTGCCACCGCCCGCTGGCTTGCTTCTCAGAACTCTTGGGGCGTcttgag TACAATCTCAAGCGAGTTGGGAGGGGCTCCTTTTGG GAAAGATCCTGAGAACCCCTCTTGTGCTAAACTTACCCTTACAGGAAAG TTGAATTTGGTTGTTGCTGAATCCAAGGAAACAAAATTTGCAGAACGTGCTCTGTTTACGAAGCATCCTGAGATGTTGG AATGGCCCAAGGGTCACAACTTTCAGATCTTCAAACTAGAAATCGAAGATATATTTTTGATTGACTGGTTTGGTGGACCTAAACCTCTCAGTTTGGCTCAATACCTAAATACTACAAT GGTCGAACATGCGTTGGACTTCTCCGTGTGA
- the LOC131258342 gene encoding uncharacterized protein LOC131258342 isoform X1, with protein sequence MIRRMEKCSIFSISFLPIKRCKRHHHRHLGIVTKKERKKMGWKGTNSYPLCLFLFFVFSAEVLVSVNARLLLPPKPDPADAAATARWLASQNSWGVLSTISSELGGAPFGNVVSFSDGLPGDGRGIPYFYLTTLDPTARNALKDGRSSFTLSEFSLGSCGRKDPENPSCAKLTLTGKLNLVVAESKETKFAERALFTKHPEMLEWPKGHNFQIFKLEIEDIFLIDWFGGPKPLSLAQYLNTTMVEHALDFSV encoded by the exons ATGATTCGCCGTATGGAAAAGTGTTCCATCTTCTCTATCAGTTTCCTTCCTATTAAAAGATGTAAAAGGCATCATCATCGGCATCTCGGTATTGTAacaaagaaggaaaggaagaaaatgggATGGAAGGGCACTAATTCCTATCCTCTctgtctctttctcttcttcgttTTCTCCGCTGAAGTTCTTGTTTCTGTTAATGCTCGTCTCCTTCTCCCACCCAAACCAGACCCAGCAGATGCTGCTGCCACCGCCCGCTGGCTTGCTTCTCAGAACTCTTGGGGCGTcttgag TACAATCTCAAGCGAGTTGGGAGGGGCTCCTTTTGG AAATGTAGTTTCATTTAGTGATGGCTTACCTGGTGATGGCCGTGGCATCCCTTACTTCTATTTGACGACTCTCGATCCCACTGCAAGAAATGCATTGAAGGATGGAAGATCTTCATTTACATTAAGCGAATTCTCTCTTGGATCTTGTGGCAGGAAAGATCCTGAGAACCCCTCTTGTGCTAAACTTACCCTTACAGGAAAG TTGAATTTGGTTGTTGCTGAATCCAAGGAAACAAAATTTGCAGAACGTGCTCTGTTTACGAAGCATCCTGAGATGTTGG AATGGCCCAAGGGTCACAACTTTCAGATCTTCAAACTAGAAATCGAAGATATATTTTTGATTGACTGGTTTGGTGGACCTAAACCTCTCAGTTTGGCTCAATACCTAAATACTACAAT GGTCGAACATGCGTTGGACTTCTCCGTGTGA
- the LOC131258342 gene encoding uncharacterized protein LOC131258342 isoform X2, with product MIRRMEKCSIFSISFLPIKRCKRHHHRHLGIVTKKERKKMGWKGTNSYPLCLFLFFVFSAEVLVSVNARLLLPPKPDPADAAATARWLASQNSWGVLRLDGKKTRRVEWILHTPHKSKYNLKRVGRGSFWLNLVVAESKETKFAERALFTKHPEMLEWPKGHNFQIFKLEIEDIFLIDWFGGPKPLSLAQYLNTTMVEHALDFSV from the exons ATGATTCGCCGTATGGAAAAGTGTTCCATCTTCTCTATCAGTTTCCTTCCTATTAAAAGATGTAAAAGGCATCATCATCGGCATCTCGGTATTGTAacaaagaaggaaaggaagaaaatgggATGGAAGGGCACTAATTCCTATCCTCTctgtctctttctcttcttcgttTTCTCCGCTGAAGTTCTTGTTTCTGTTAATGCTCGTCTCCTTCTCCCACCCAAACCAGACCCAGCAGATGCTGCTGCCACCGCCCGCTGGCTTGCTTCTCAGAACTCTTGGGGCGTcttgag GCTGGAtggaaagaaaacaagaagagTAGAATGGATTTTGCACACACCACACAAGTCAAAG TACAATCTCAAGCGAGTTGGGAGGGGCTCCTTTTGG TTGAATTTGGTTGTTGCTGAATCCAAGGAAACAAAATTTGCAGAACGTGCTCTGTTTACGAAGCATCCTGAGATGTTGG AATGGCCCAAGGGTCACAACTTTCAGATCTTCAAACTAGAAATCGAAGATATATTTTTGATTGACTGGTTTGGTGGACCTAAACCTCTCAGTTTGGCTCAATACCTAAATACTACAAT GGTCGAACATGCGTTGGACTTCTCCGTGTGA